Proteins encoded in a region of the Haloarchaeobius salinus genome:
- the ahbB gene encoding siroheme decarboxylase subunit beta: MNTQSGDWREEIDEVDARLIDGYQSGFPVVERPFRVVGEALGVSESEAFERVQRLRDEGVFRRFGAVLNPPVIGSSTLAAVQAPADRFDEVAEVVNGYRQVNHNYRREHDWNMWFVVTAGSRETRDRILDEIEERTGCEVLNLPMLTDYYIDLEFPVVNADRFARESVESTEVSATRISEDATGDLSRFDAELLLAIQSGFPLSVTPYRDIAAGIDPKLDAAVTVEMVLDGVERLREDGCIKRVGCIVNHVVTGFSNNCMVVWDVPDDELDERGLAVGELPYVTLCYHRPRRPGQDWPYNLFTMIHGRDADAVDEKVDELATEYLPVDHECLYSTETLKQTGAQYEELVGE, translated from the coding sequence ATGAACACGCAGTCGGGCGACTGGCGCGAGGAGATCGACGAGGTCGACGCCCGCCTCATCGACGGCTACCAGTCGGGCTTCCCGGTGGTGGAGCGCCCGTTCCGCGTCGTCGGGGAGGCACTCGGCGTCTCGGAGTCGGAGGCGTTCGAGCGCGTCCAGCGACTCCGCGACGAGGGGGTGTTCCGGCGGTTCGGTGCCGTCCTCAACCCGCCGGTCATCGGCTCCTCGACGCTCGCGGCGGTGCAGGCCCCCGCGGACCGCTTCGACGAGGTCGCCGAGGTCGTCAACGGCTACCGGCAGGTGAACCACAACTACCGGCGCGAGCACGACTGGAACATGTGGTTCGTCGTCACCGCCGGGTCCAGAGAGACACGGGACCGCATCCTCGACGAGATCGAGGAGCGGACCGGCTGCGAGGTGCTGAACCTCCCGATGCTCACCGACTACTACATCGACCTGGAGTTCCCGGTCGTCAACGCCGACCGGTTCGCCCGGGAGTCGGTCGAGTCCACCGAGGTCTCCGCGACGCGCATCTCGGAGGACGCGACGGGCGACCTCTCGCGGTTCGACGCCGAGCTCCTGCTCGCCATCCAGTCGGGCTTCCCGCTCTCCGTGACGCCGTACCGCGACATCGCGGCCGGGATCGACCCGAAACTCGACGCGGCTGTCACCGTCGAGATGGTGCTCGACGGCGTCGAGCGCCTCCGCGAAGACGGCTGCATCAAGCGCGTCGGCTGCATCGTCAACCACGTCGTCACCGGCTTCTCGAACAACTGCATGGTCGTCTGGGACGTGCCCGACGACGAGCTCGACGAGCGGGGGCTTGCGGTGGGCGAACTCCCGTACGTCACCCTCTGCTACCATCGGCCCCGTCGCCCCGGGCAGGACTGGCCGTACAACCTGTTCACGATGATCCACGGCCGCGACGCCGACGCCGTCGACGAGAAGGTCGACGAACTCGCCACGGAGTACCTCCCGGTCGACCACGAGTGCCTCTACTCCACCGAGACGCTCAAACAGACCGGTGCGCAGTACGAGGAGCTGGTCGGGGAGTAG
- the pan2 gene encoding proteasome-activating nucleotidase Pan2 encodes MSRSPSLPDRPRLDLDPDMSEEERLSALREHFEDVSEVHGKLSSQLEAAHERRDELKEEVDQTERENEALKTSSLYIATVEEIAEEKQEAVVKQHGNNQEVLTDVSRRMSEELQAGDRVAVNDSFSVQTVLANETDARAQAMEVDASPEVEYQDIGGIDEQVREVREAVEEPLINPEKFDTVGIDPPSGVLLYGPPGTGKTMLAKAVANETDATFIKMAGSELVRKFIGEGSRLVRDLFELASEREPAIIFIDEIDAIAAKRTESKTSGDAEVQRTMMQLLSEMDGFEARGNIRIIAATNRFDMLDRAILRPGRFDRLIEVPEPDSEGRERIFEIHTEQMNIADDVTFADLAAETAGYSGAEIASVATEAGMFAIRDGRTEVRKTDFVEALEKIEADDGGEFVPSAGHATYHY; translated from the coding sequence ATGTCCCGGAGTCCTTCGCTGCCCGACCGTCCGCGGTTAGACCTCGACCCGGACATGTCGGAGGAAGAGCGGCTCTCGGCGCTCCGTGAGCACTTCGAAGACGTGTCCGAAGTACACGGCAAGCTCTCCAGCCAGCTGGAGGCCGCCCACGAGCGCCGCGACGAGCTGAAAGAGGAGGTCGACCAGACGGAGCGCGAGAACGAGGCGCTGAAGACGTCCTCGCTCTACATCGCGACCGTCGAGGAGATCGCCGAGGAGAAACAGGAGGCCGTCGTCAAACAGCACGGTAACAACCAGGAGGTGCTCACCGACGTCTCCCGTCGGATGAGCGAGGAGCTGCAGGCGGGCGACCGCGTCGCCGTCAACGACTCGTTCTCGGTCCAGACCGTCCTCGCGAACGAGACCGACGCCCGCGCACAGGCGATGGAGGTCGACGCGAGCCCCGAGGTCGAGTACCAGGATATCGGTGGCATCGACGAGCAGGTCCGCGAGGTCCGCGAGGCCGTCGAGGAGCCGCTGATCAACCCCGAGAAGTTCGACACGGTCGGCATCGACCCGCCGTCCGGCGTGCTGCTGTACGGCCCGCCGGGCACCGGGAAGACGATGCTGGCGAAGGCCGTCGCGAACGAGACCGACGCGACGTTCATCAAGATGGCCGGCTCCGAGCTGGTCCGCAAGTTCATCGGCGAGGGCTCCCGGCTGGTGCGTGACCTGTTCGAGCTCGCCTCCGAGCGCGAACCCGCCATCATCTTCATCGACGAGATCGACGCCATCGCGGCCAAGCGCACCGAGTCCAAGACCTCCGGCGACGCCGAGGTCCAGCGGACGATGATGCAGCTGCTCTCCGAGATGGACGGCTTCGAGGCCCGCGGCAACATCCGCATCATCGCCGCCACGAACCGCTTCGACATGCTCGACCGCGCCATCCTCCGCCCCGGCCGGTTCGACCGCCTCATCGAGGTGCCCGAACCCGACTCGGAGGGCCGCGAGCGCATCTTCGAGATCCACACCGAGCAGATGAACATCGCCGACGACGTGACCTTCGCCGACCTCGCCGCGGAGACGGCGGGCTACTCCGGCGCGGAGATCGCCAGCGTCGCCACCGAGGCCGGCATGTTCGCAATCCGCGACGGCCGCACCGAGGTCCGCAAGACCGACTTCGTCGAGGCCCTGGAGAAGATCGAGGCCGACGACGGCGGCGAGTTCGTCCCCTCCGCCGGCCACGCGACGTACCACTACTGA
- a CDS encoding pyruvoyl-dependent arginine decarboxylase, whose translation MEPIRIVWGHATGPTEMAAYDAALADAGVENYNLVGVSSVIPADATVELAGTAPDLGPVGNRLTVVQACATATDPGHVSAGLAWATSPAGGLFYEAAGPTDEADISERVRTGLSAGQSLRDWEFGDPHVRVESASVEPGTYTTAVVLAVYGQSEPIL comes from the coding sequence ATGGAGCCCATCCGAATCGTCTGGGGCCACGCCACCGGCCCGACCGAGATGGCCGCCTACGACGCGGCCCTCGCCGACGCCGGCGTCGAGAACTACAACCTCGTCGGCGTCTCCTCCGTCATCCCGGCCGACGCCACCGTCGAACTCGCCGGCACCGCACCCGACCTCGGCCCCGTCGGGAACCGCCTCACGGTGGTCCAGGCGTGTGCGACTGCGACCGACCCCGGCCACGTCTCCGCCGGCCTGGCGTGGGCGACGTCGCCCGCCGGCGGGCTGTTCTACGAGGCCGCCGGGCCGACCGACGAGGCGGACATCTCAGAGCGAGTGCGGACCGGGCTGTCGGCCGGTCAGTCGCTCCGGGACTGGGAGTTCGGCGACCCCCACGTTCGGGTCGAGAGCGCGTCGGTGGAGCCCGGGACGTACACGACCGCCGTGGTACTGGCGGTGTACGGCCAGTCCGAGCCGATTCTGTGA
- a CDS encoding glucose-6-phosphate isomerase: MNVDIGNALTVEASPGISRENLERLDEKVAAAHERIERGIADREHGYAALALPETVDTDAIEAAVEPFSDSEAVLTVGIGGSALGAATIADALESDVEAHFLDNVDPEHVAGLLADLPLESTTVNVVSRSGTTAETLANFLVVRDAMESADVDWTERTFVTTGESGPLRELANRHDLPSLPVPDGVPGRFSALSTVGLACAAIRGHDLDALVAGAAAQREQLSDSLFDSPAYAYGAICYALDIRGASVNAMLPYAESLETFAEWFAQLWAESLGKDGLGQTPARALGATDQHSQLQLYRAGPRDKMVTFVRPREREDRAIPETEFEALSYLGGTGLGDLLDAEFEATEASLAAAGRPNVRVEIDRVDEYGLGELLYAMEAACVLAGELYGVDTFVQPAVEWGKNAARGLLGGGEFPEADAVEAKRTLRVE, encoded by the coding sequence ATGAACGTGGACATCGGCAACGCGCTGACGGTGGAGGCGTCGCCGGGCATCTCCCGTGAGAACCTGGAACGCCTCGACGAGAAGGTCGCGGCGGCACACGAGCGCATCGAGCGGGGCATCGCGGACCGCGAACACGGCTACGCGGCGCTCGCGCTCCCCGAGACGGTCGACACCGACGCCATCGAGGCTGCGGTCGAACCGTTTTCCGACAGCGAGGCGGTCCTGACGGTCGGTATCGGCGGGAGTGCGCTCGGAGCGGCGACCATCGCGGACGCGCTGGAGTCCGACGTGGAGGCGCACTTCCTCGACAACGTCGACCCGGAGCACGTCGCGGGACTGCTCGCCGACCTCCCGCTCGAGTCGACGACGGTGAACGTGGTCTCGCGCTCGGGGACGACGGCGGAGACGCTGGCGAACTTCCTCGTCGTGCGCGATGCGATGGAGTCGGCGGACGTCGACTGGACCGAGCGGACGTTCGTCACGACCGGCGAGTCCGGGCCGCTGCGGGAGCTCGCGAACCGCCACGACCTGCCGTCGCTCCCCGTTCCGGACGGTGTCCCTGGCCGGTTCTCGGCGCTCTCGACTGTCGGGCTGGCGTGTGCGGCCATCCGGGGGCACGATCTCGACGCGCTCGTGGCGGGGGCGGCCGCACAGCGGGAGCAGCTCTCGGACTCGCTGTTCGACTCGCCGGCCTACGCCTACGGTGCCATCTGCTACGCGCTGGATATCCGGGGGGCATCGGTGAACGCGATGCTGCCGTACGCGGAGTCGCTGGAGACGTTCGCGGAGTGGTTCGCCCAGCTCTGGGCCGAGAGTCTGGGCAAGGACGGGCTCGGGCAGACGCCGGCGCGGGCGCTCGGTGCGACCGACCAGCACTCACAGCTCCAGCTCTACCGGGCCGGGCCGCGGGACAAGATGGTGACGTTCGTGCGGCCGCGCGAGCGCGAGGACCGCGCCATCCCGGAGACGGAGTTCGAGGCGCTGTCGTACCTCGGCGGGACGGGGCTGGGCGACCTGCTCGACGCGGAGTTCGAGGCGACGGAGGCGAGCCTCGCGGCGGCGGGCCGGCCGAACGTCCGGGTCGAGATCGACCGCGTGGACGAGTACGGGCTCGGCGAGTTGCTGTACGCGATGGAGGCGGCCTGCGTGCTCGCGGGCGAGCTCTACGGCGTCGACACGTTCGTCCAGCCCGCCGTGGAATGGGGGAAGAACGCGGCCCGTGGCCTGCTCGGCGGCGGCGAGTTCCCCGAGGCCGACGCGGTCGAGGCGAAGCGCACCCTCCGGGTGGAGTAG
- a CDS encoding CPBP family intramembrane glutamic endopeptidase, whose amino-acid sequence MDESYVDSHGGSPPRDGASPVDLFKTFVRFLLLGFGSLALLFVIQLVLVSVSGIPVPVPENNARAQFIAQLISFLSLGLGTLVVAAAYLQNSGRDWSFIDVELPSLRDVAWTLGGFVILILGFLAVVSLFDLLGLSPAEHSSTDSIINATPQVILLVLVAQLLVVGPGEELLYRNVIQKSLYDSVGKPAAVVLASVIFSLVHIPAYSAGGASLGGVATTLAAIFVLSLVLGGVYARTENVVVPAVIHGSYNVLSFYSTYATGGGGGTEALVWLF is encoded by the coding sequence ATGGACGAGAGCTACGTCGACAGCCACGGGGGCTCGCCACCGCGGGACGGAGCCTCGCCGGTCGATCTGTTCAAGACGTTCGTCCGGTTCCTCCTGCTCGGGTTCGGGAGCCTCGCCCTGTTGTTCGTCATCCAGCTCGTGCTGGTCAGCGTCTCCGGCATCCCCGTTCCGGTCCCCGAGAACAACGCCCGGGCGCAGTTCATCGCGCAGCTCATCTCCTTCCTGAGCCTCGGCCTCGGGACGCTCGTCGTCGCTGCGGCGTACCTGCAGAACTCCGGCCGCGACTGGTCGTTCATCGACGTCGAGCTCCCGTCGCTGCGTGACGTCGCCTGGACGCTCGGTGGGTTCGTCATCCTCATCCTGGGCTTCCTCGCGGTCGTCTCGCTGTTCGACCTGCTCGGGCTCTCGCCCGCCGAACACAGCAGCACGGACTCCATCATCAACGCCACGCCGCAGGTGATACTGCTGGTGCTCGTCGCCCAGCTGCTCGTCGTCGGCCCCGGTGAGGAGCTGCTCTACCGCAACGTCATCCAGAAGTCGCTGTACGACTCCGTCGGGAAGCCGGCGGCGGTGGTGCTCGCCAGCGTCATCTTCTCGCTGGTGCACATCCCGGCGTACTCCGCCGGTGGGGCGAGCCTCGGTGGCGTCGCGACCACGCTCGCGGCCATCTTCGTGCTCTCGCTCGTCCTCGGCGGGGTGTACGCCCGGACCGAGAACGTCGTCGTCCCCGCGGTCATCCACGGCAGCTACAACGTGCTCTCGTTCTACTCGACGTACGCGACCGGGGGCGGTGGCGGCACCGAGGCGCTCGTCTGGCTGTTCTGA
- a CDS encoding CopG family transcriptional regulator codes for MAKRYAVVCGDDVSERIERLAREYDLTEQAVLRQLIERGLEQTED; via the coding sequence ATGGCAAAGCGCTACGCGGTCGTCTGCGGTGACGACGTGAGCGAGCGCATCGAGCGACTCGCCCGCGAGTACGACCTCACCGAGCAGGCCGTCCTCAGGCAGCTGATCGAGCGGGGCCTCGAACAGACCGAAGACTAG
- a CDS encoding NOB1 family endonuclease, with the protein MYVLDSSAFINEYHTSNDIATIPMVRDELEGESVYRYDAMEGAGMHIHIPDSETTERIRRAARETGDLSVLSDTDVRLVAATFELDGTLVTDDYAMQNVAEKLNVAVEVIAREGIDERRDWLFQCQGCGREFDEQKDRCPICGSPLSRKNPSNS; encoded by the coding sequence ATGTACGTTCTCGATTCCTCCGCATTCATCAACGAGTACCACACGTCCAACGACATCGCCACCATCCCGATGGTCCGGGACGAGTTGGAGGGCGAGAGCGTCTACCGCTACGACGCCATGGAGGGCGCGGGGATGCACATCCACATCCCCGACTCCGAGACGACCGAGCGCATCCGCCGCGCCGCCCGCGAGACGGGCGACCTCTCCGTCCTCTCGGACACCGACGTGCGCCTCGTCGCCGCCACGTTCGAGCTCGACGGCACGCTCGTCACCGACGACTACGCGATGCAGAACGTCGCCGAGAAGCTCAACGTCGCCGTCGAGGTCATCGCCCGCGAGGGCATCGACGAGCGCCGTGACTGGCTGTTCCAGTGCCAGGGCTGTGGTCGCGAGTTCGACGAACAGAAGGACCGATGCCCCATCTGCGGGAGCCCGCTCTCCCGCAAGAACCCCTCGAACTCCTAG
- a CDS encoding PRC-barrel domain-containing protein, with translation MPDVLAENLSDKNVMGSDGTELGIVYNITMDLKSGELHDLLVDPHEDTPTRSVSYDRDEGGRFRIPVGHVQAVKDYIVVER, from the coding sequence ATGCCAGACGTACTCGCGGAGAACCTGTCGGACAAGAACGTGATGGGTTCCGACGGCACCGAACTCGGCATCGTGTACAACATCACGATGGACCTGAAGAGCGGCGAACTCCACGACCTCCTCGTCGACCCGCACGAGGACACGCCGACGCGCAGCGTCTCCTACGACCGAGACGAGGGCGGTCGCTTCCGAATCCCCGTCGGACACGTCCAGGCGGTGAAGGATTACATCGTCGTCGAACGCTAG
- the infB gene encoding translation initiation factor IF-2, producing the protein MSDSDTTPTDTSADALRTPIVAVLGHVDHGKTSLLDKIRGSAVIEGEAGAITQHIGATAVPLDVVSDMAGELVDPDDFDLPGLLFIDTPGHHSFTTLRSRGGALADIAVLVVDVNDGFQPQTLEAINILQNTQTPFIVAANKVDTVPGWNPNEDSPIKPSYDAQSDRVRGDLDERLYSIIGELSDHGFSADMYWRVQDFQNNIGVVPVSAMTGEGVPDLLAVMMGLSQRYMKEEMEIDVEGPGVGTVLEVKEERGFGTTVDIVLYDGTIREDDTIVVGGENQPIVTDVRALLQPRPLAEIRTESRFEQVDSVGAAAGIKVAAPDLDEAMAGAPIRVVGDRDLDEVIAEVRAELAEVAVDTEEEGVVVKADTLGSLEAMADALSEAEIPIVRAEVGDIAPRDVAVASTADDDLHRAILGFNVDVLGDAEDRADVEGVKIYTDDVIYQLVEEYDTFVEDQRQSQQDTVLENIARPARFQILDDHTFRQNDPAVVGVEILSGTIKKNQHVVKFDGNDPVRVGELKGIQEQGEDVDEARAGNRVSVAIDGPTVGRQIEEGDELWIELPEKHAKILEQELKEEIPMDEREALSMYLEKQRKRDPFWGK; encoded by the coding sequence ATGTCGGACTCGGATACAACCCCCACGGACACATCGGCGGACGCACTTCGAACCCCCATCGTCGCGGTCCTCGGCCACGTCGACCACGGCAAGACGAGCCTGCTCGACAAGATCCGCGGCTCGGCGGTCATCGAGGGCGAGGCGGGGGCCATCACCCAGCACATCGGCGCGACCGCGGTCCCGCTCGACGTCGTCTCCGACATGGCGGGCGAACTGGTCGACCCCGACGACTTCGACCTGCCCGGCCTGCTGTTCATCGACACCCCCGGCCACCACTCCTTCACCACCCTGCGCTCCCGCGGCGGTGCCCTCGCCGACATCGCCGTCCTCGTCGTCGACGTCAACGACGGCTTCCAGCCACAGACGCTGGAGGCCATCAACATCCTGCAGAACACCCAGACGCCCTTTATCGTCGCCGCCAACAAGGTCGACACGGTGCCGGGCTGGAACCCCAACGAGGACAGCCCCATCAAGCCGTCCTACGACGCGCAGTCCGACCGCGTCCGCGGCGACCTCGACGAGCGCCTCTACTCCATCATCGGCGAGCTCTCCGACCACGGCTTCTCCGCCGACATGTACTGGCGGGTGCAGGACTTCCAGAACAACATCGGCGTCGTCCCCGTCTCCGCGATGACCGGCGAGGGCGTCCCGGACCTGCTCGCGGTCATGATGGGGCTCTCCCAGCGGTACATGAAGGAGGAGATGGAGATCGACGTGGAGGGCCCCGGCGTCGGCACCGTCCTCGAGGTCAAGGAGGAGCGCGGCTTCGGCACCACCGTCGACATCGTGCTCTACGACGGCACCATCCGCGAGGACGACACCATCGTCGTCGGGGGCGAGAACCAGCCGATCGTCACCGACGTGCGGGCACTCCTCCAGCCACGCCCGCTCGCCGAGATCCGCACCGAGAGCCGGTTCGAACAGGTCGACAGCGTCGGTGCCGCGGCCGGTATCAAGGTCGCCGCACCCGACCTCGACGAGGCGATGGCCGGCGCACCCATCCGCGTCGTCGGCGACCGCGACCTCGACGAGGTCATCGCGGAGGTCCGCGCCGAGCTCGCCGAGGTCGCCGTCGACACCGAGGAGGAGGGCGTCGTCGTCAAGGCCGACACGCTCGGCTCGCTCGAGGCGATGGCCGACGCGCTCTCGGAGGCCGAGATCCCCATCGTCCGCGCCGAGGTCGGCGACATCGCCCCGCGCGACGTGGCCGTCGCCTCCACCGCGGACGACGACCTCCACCGCGCCATCCTCGGCTTCAACGTCGACGTGCTCGGCGACGCCGAAGACCGCGCCGACGTCGAGGGCGTGAAGATCTACACCGACGACGTCATCTACCAGCTCGTCGAGGAGTACGACACGTTCGTCGAGGACCAGCGCCAGTCCCAGCAGGACACCGTGCTGGAGAACATCGCCCGCCCCGCCCGCTTCCAGATCCTCGACGACCACACGTTCCGACAGAACGACCCCGCCGTCGTCGGCGTCGAGATCCTCTCGGGCACCATCAAGAAGAACCAGCACGTCGTGAAGTTCGACGGCAACGACCCCGTCCGCGTCGGCGAGCTCAAGGGCATCCAGGAGCAGGGCGAGGACGTCGACGAGGCCCGCGCCGGCAACCGCGTCTCGGTCGCCATCGACGGCCCGACCGTCGGCCGGCAGATCGAGGAGGGCGACGAGCTCTGGATCGAGCTCCCCGAGAAGCACGCGAAGATACTGGAGCAGGAGCTCAAGGAGGAGATTCCGATGGACGAGCGCGAGGCGCTGTCGATGTACCTGGAGAAGCAGCGTAAGCGGGACCCGTTCTGGGGCAAGTAA